The Campylobacter curvus genome includes the window CGATAAATTTTTATTTTTAGACAGCCTTGGCTGTGTGTTCTTGATCCTCATCGCAGTTACCGGCTTTTTGGTGAATTTGTATTCGATCTACTATATGAAATGGGAGCTCGAGGACGGACACATCCATACAAGCGAGCTTAGAAAATACTACGCTCTTTGCCATGTTTTCATATTTACGATGACACTAAGCGTCATTTGCAACAACGTCGCCTTTATGTGGGCTGCGATCGAGGCTACGACTTTGGCTTCAGTATTTCTCGTCGCCATCCATAAAGATCAAAAATCGACAGAGAGCGGCTATAAATACATCGTTCTTTGCTCTATAGGTCTGGCTTTTGCGCTTTATGCGACCGTGCTTCTTTACTCCGCTACGTTCAGCACGCTTGCAGACGGCAAAGAGTCTATGCTCTTTACCAGCATAATGAGCAACGCTAAAAATTTAAATCCCGATGCGGCAAAGCTCATCTTTGTTTTCGCGCTCATCGGCTTTGGAACGAAAGCGGGCCTTGCGCCTACGCACACTTGGCTACCTGACGTGCATGCCGAAGGTCCGGCTCCTATTTCAGCCTTGCTTTCAGGTGTACTTTTAAAATGCGCGATGCTTGCGCTTTTAAGATATTACGCTATCACAGCTCAAGCCGTAGGTCCTGAGTTCGTTCAAGGCGTCATGCTGGTTTCAGGAACTATCACGCTTTTCATAGCGGGCTTTTTCCTTATCAGACAGCACAACGTAAAGAGGATGTTCGCGTATCACTCTATCGTTCACATGGGCGTTATAGCATTTGCTCTTGGTATCGGCGGAGCGCTCGGGCTTTTTGCAGCGATATTCCACTGCTTAGCTCACAGCTTCACTAAAGCGCTAGCGTTTTGCTCTACCGGCAACATCGCTAGAATTTACGGACACAAGGATATGAGCAAGATGGGCGGCATGATAAAGATCGCTCCGATAACTACTGTGATGTTTGGCGCTGCTGTCTGTTCGCTAGTCGGTGTGCCTGCATTCGCGATATTCGTCAGCGAATTTACGGTCTTTAAAGGCGCGATAATGAGCGGCCAATACGTCGCCGTAGCGCTGTTTGCCATCGCGCTTGTCGTTATCTTCGTCGCTGACTTTGCGCACTTTAATATGGCGAGCTTTGGCGAACCAAAAGGCGTGATAGTCCATAACAAAGAGATGAGCTTCATGGAAAATTTACCGCTTATCGCGCTTTGTGCGCTTATTATCATCTTTGGTGTATGGCATGTAGACAGCTTTTACACCTTGGTCGAAAACGGCGTTAAAATAATGATGGGAGCTTAAAAATGCGTGGTGATAAATTTATAGAAATTTTAAGAACGAAGGTAAAGATCCTCGAAGTGACTCGCCAAGCCGACGATCAAGTGACCGTCCTCGTAGAGCGCAACGATCTGCCTTTGGCTGTAAAGACGCTGTATTACGATATCGGCGGCTTTATAAGCACGATGATACCAAACGACGAGCGCGAGATAAACGGCTGTTTCGCGCTTTATTACGCCTTATCTATGGAAGGCTCGAAGATGACTGCGGACGATGACTTTGCGCCCGAGGATAAATGCTTCATAACCGTAAAGACATTGATACCGGGCGTAGATCCGACATTTCCTTCGGTCACTCCGCTAGTGCCAGCTTGCGTTTGGTATGAGAGAGAGGCCTTTGATATGTTTGGTTTAGTAGCCGAGGGCTTGCCTGATCGCCGCCGCTTGGTTTTAAGCGATGACTGGCCGGACGGCCTTCACCCGCTTAGAAAAGATGCGATGGACTACCGCTACCGCCCTGATCCGGTCGATCACAGAGACGAGCCTGATGCGGAATTTTTATTTCCGACGGGAGATTCCGTAGTAGACGTGCCGCTTGGACCTTTGCACGTCACGAGCGACGAGCCGGGACACTTCAGGCTATTTTGCGACGGTGATGAGATCATAGACGCCGACTACCGCCTATTTTACCAACATCGCGGTATGGAAAAGCTCGCAGAAAATCGTATGAACTACGATCAAATGGGCTATCTAGCCGAGCGCGTCTGCGGAATTTGCGGTTACGCTCACGCGATCGCTTGTATAGAGGCCGCAGAAAAGGCTATCAAGCTTGAAATCCCACTTCGCGCACAAGCTATCCGCGTCATCTGCCTTGAGATCGAGCGCCTTCACAGTCACCTTTTAAATATCGGCCTAGCCTGCGAAGTAACGGGCAACTATAACGCTTTCATGCATATCTTTAGGGTGCGCGAGTACTCTATGGAGCTGGCTCAGCTGGTAACCGGCGGTCGTAAGACATACGGCAACGTCGTAATGGGCGGACTAAGACGCGATATGACGAACCACGAGATCAAAAAGGGTATCGAGATCATCAACAAACTTGACGTTCAAATTTCTGAAATTTGGGATGCCGTGATGGAGGATAAGCGCCAGATCGGACGCTGGAGAGGCGTTGGTATATTAGATCGCAACATAGCCCGCGACTTTAGCCCGGTAGGTCCAAATATGCGCGGCTCCGGCTTTAAGCGCGACAACCGCTACGATCATCCGTATGATTTCTTTAAGCAAATAGAATTTGAAGTCGCCGTCGAGCATGGCTGCGACGTGCTTAGCCGCGAGATCGTAAGGTATAAAGAGCTCAAGCAGTCCATCCATATCATACGTCAGTGCCTTGAGATGATGCCTCAAACTCCTATTATGATCGATCCAAAAACGATGATCAAGCCTGAAAATTTCGCCCTTGGTCATGACGAAGCGCCACGCGGCGAGAACGTCCACTGGATCATGCAAGGCAGCGCGCAAAAAGTCTATCGCTGGAGATGTCGCGCGGCTACGTATAACAACTGGCCAAGCCTTCGCTATCAATTCCGTGGAAACAACATCTCTGATGCTGCGCTCATCGTATGTTCGCTCGATCCTTGCTACTCATGCACCGAGCGTGTGACAGTAGTGGACGTAAGGAGCAAAAAGAGCAAAATTTTGACCGAAAAAGACCTTAAGAAATTCTGCCAGATCGGTGGGGTTAGTAAAAAGGATTTAAGATGATGAAGTTATTTGACATAACCGAAAAATACGGCAAAGCGACCTATGCGTATCCGTTTGAGCCATATATCGTGCCTGAAAATTTCCGCGGTCAGCCAAACTACACTTACGAGCTTTGTATAGGCTGCGCGGCATGCGGTATAGCATGTCCGTCAAATGCCATCGAGCTGAAGATGAACGAGACTCAAGACAGGCTCGTTTGGGAATTTGACTGCGGACGCTGCATATTTTGCGGACGCTGCGACGAGGTTTGTCCGACCGGAGCGGTGAGGCTAAGCGATAGCTTCGAGCTAGCGGTGAAATTTGACAAAAGCGCGCTCATACAACGAGGCGAGCTGGAGATGCAAACTTGCAAATGCTGCGGCAAGCCTTTCACGCCAAAAAGGCTCATAAATTTCACGCTTGAGAAATTACAAACGGCAAATTTACTCCCCGGCAGACTAGATGACGCGAACGAATATCTTTTTACCTGCCCTGAGTGCAAGAAAGCGCAGTCCGCTCATAGACTCACAAGGGGCATAGAGGAGGCGATAAAATGAGTATGTATCAAGTCCCGCAGGACATTAAAACGGCAAACGACCTAACTGCGAAGTTAGAGCATTTAAAAAATATCAAACGAAGCTTCAGTGTTTACAGGATAGACTGCGGCAGCTGCAACGGCTGCGAGATAGAAATTTTCGCCGCCATCACGCCGATGTGGGACCCTGAGCGTTTTGGTTTCAAGCTAGTAGCCAACCCTCGCCACGCAGATATCTTAATCTGCTCGGGCCCTGTGACTAGGCAGATGTATTATCCGTTGCTTCGCGCCTATGAGGCGGCGCCTGATCCAAAGATCGTGGTAGCGTTTGGAGCTTGCGGTAGCAGTGGCGGAATTTTCCACGACGCATACAGCGTTTGGGGCGGCATAGACAAGATCATCCCGGTAGATGTCTATATCCCGGGCTGT containing:
- a CDS encoding hydrogenase 4 subunit F — encoded protein: MDSLTLILILPLLGALLLFLSPKSYGILSTLHVVVSAVTSVALLSNVAKVLSEGTLYSYDKFLFLDSLGCVFLILIAVTGFLVNLYSIYYMKWELEDGHIHTSELRKYYALCHVFIFTMTLSVICNNVAFMWAAIEATTLASVFLVAIHKDQKSTESGYKYIVLCSIGLAFALYATVLLYSATFSTLADGKESMLFTSIMSNAKNLNPDAAKLIFVFALIGFGTKAGLAPTHTWLPDVHAEGPAPISALLSGVLLKCAMLALLRYYAITAQAVGPEFVQGVMLVSGTITLFIAGFFLIRQHNVKRMFAYHSIVHMGVIAFALGIGGALGLFAAIFHCLAHSFTKALAFCSTGNIARIYGHKDMSKMGGMIKIAPITTVMFGAAVCSLVGVPAFAIFVSEFTVFKGAIMSGQYVAVALFAIALVVIFVADFAHFNMASFGEPKGVIVHNKEMSFMENLPLIALCALIIIFGVWHVDSFYTLVENGVKIMMGA
- a CDS encoding hydrogenase large subunit, translating into MRGDKFIEILRTKVKILEVTRQADDQVTVLVERNDLPLAVKTLYYDIGGFISTMIPNDEREINGCFALYYALSMEGSKMTADDDFAPEDKCFITVKTLIPGVDPTFPSVTPLVPACVWYEREAFDMFGLVAEGLPDRRRLVLSDDWPDGLHPLRKDAMDYRYRPDPVDHRDEPDAEFLFPTGDSVVDVPLGPLHVTSDEPGHFRLFCDGDEIIDADYRLFYQHRGMEKLAENRMNYDQMGYLAERVCGICGYAHAIACIEAAEKAIKLEIPLRAQAIRVICLEIERLHSHLLNIGLACEVTGNYNAFMHIFRVREYSMELAQLVTGGRKTYGNVVMGGLRRDMTNHEIKKGIEIINKLDVQISEIWDAVMEDKRQIGRWRGVGILDRNIARDFSPVGPNMRGSGFKRDNRYDHPYDFFKQIEFEVAVEHGCDVLSREIVRYKELKQSIHIIRQCLEMMPQTPIMIDPKTMIKPENFALGHDEAPRGENVHWIMQGSAQKVYRWRCRAATYNNWPSLRYQFRGNNISDAALIVCSLDPCYSCTERVTVVDVRSKKSKILTEKDLKKFCQIGGVSKKDLR
- a CDS encoding formate hydrogenlyase complex iron-sulfur subunit, whose translation is MMKLFDITEKYGKATYAYPFEPYIVPENFRGQPNYTYELCIGCAACGIACPSNAIELKMNETQDRLVWEFDCGRCIFCGRCDEVCPTGAVRLSDSFELAVKFDKSALIQRGELEMQTCKCCGKPFTPKRLINFTLEKLQTANLLPGRLDDANEYLFTCPECKKAQSAHRLTRGIEEAIK
- a CDS encoding NADH-quinone oxidoreductase subunit B family protein, with translation MSMYQVPQDIKTANDLTAKLEHLKNIKRSFSVYRIDCGSCNGCEIEIFAAITPMWDPERFGFKLVANPRHADILICSGPVTRQMYYPLLRAYEAAPDPKIVVAFGACGSSGGIFHDAYSVWGGIDKIIPVDVYIPGCPPHPASVIYGLGMALGIIDQKLHKKSYEDDSTLPPPVEKSVIGDILFERDLQAESKRLMSYIFGRTLFDKYMSAIKTASDVHDPNSARTAMLEAIKKEEDPRYAECMALLHNDVYLKYAKAGAQFAIDVDSEVWSKR